The Chitinophaga pinensis DSM 2588 region CCACCTGAAAAAGTACCATTTTTCCATACAGTAACACCACCAACCTGAATCTCAGCAACAAGCGTAGAGAAGATATCCTTTGGCACACTAACGATGGCAGTCGTACCTGAAGGTGCAATCAGGCTTTGTGTGAAGCTGTTGCTACCGAGAGAAAAGCTGGCGGAGATATTCCCTTTAACACTTGGTATCAGGCCGGAATACTGTGTAACACCTCCGGGCTGTGGTGCAAATATAAACTCCGCATAAGCGGGCTGTGTTGGACGAATGCCCAACATATAAGCACTCATTACGTACAACGGCCCCGCTGACCATGCATGATTATTGCTGGAATATCCTGCATTACTATTGGCCTCTGTAAAATCTTCCCACAGGGTAGATGACCAGCTGTTAATCATCGGCGTAAAACGATTCTTCATACGTGTAATTGCAGCAGTTGGATCATACCTGAAAAGTGCTTCTTCGATATACATCTCCTGGTAAGGACCTGCATCATTTCTGCTTCTTAAGACACTTAATGCACCTGCTTTCTGCTGATCATTGGCTAGACCGGTCAATAAAGCCCAGGCATTACTTCTGTCGTCTACTACAGCGGAAGACACATTACCGGATACATAGGCACGTAATGCATCTTTCCAGAAATAATTATTAAAGTTATTCTTCACTTTTGTCTGCAAACTCTGATAATACGTTACATCAGTAGTCTGACCTAAAAGACCTGCCGTATTAATGGCAGTCTCCAGAACGGAAATATAAAGTGCGTTGAATACAGTGTTGGCACTACCCACTGGTAAAGCCCCTATATTAGTACCCCAGTCGATCCAGTTCCATGCATCACTTTGTAAAAGGAGCATACCATCTGCATTAGAACAGTTGACACAAAACTGAATGTATTTCTTTAACTGTGGATAGATTTCCTGTAACAACGCCCTGTCTCCGCTATACATATAGTATTTCCAGATCATAGCCACTGCCGCAAGGTTCTGATCAGGCAGATGAAAGCTGGTACCTGGTGCTGTCGTGTAAAGGGAGCCATTTGCCTTTTGTGTACTCATCAGTTCCCGGAAAGCTTTACGCGTCAGTTTATTTACACTGGTATCGTATAAGTAGCATGAGTAAAGAATCTGTTCAGATACATCTCCCCACCACTGGCCACGTTCGCGGTCGGGACAATCATAGTACTGATCCCTCATACATACCCTCGAGGTGTTTTTAGATTTTGTCCATAAAGTGTTCAACGCTACATCAGAAGAATTAAACTGGCCAATGATGTCTGCATTGTAACTGGTCTCCCGGTATTTCAGATCCAGTATCTGTATCGTACCAGTTACATTGGTAAACTCATAGGTGACGGTATGATTACTCGAATTTTGCCAGGCCAGACACTCAAATTCCTGCTCACCGGCTTTGGTAATATACTCCTGCCAGTAATGCCTGTTTACAATGATCTTAACCTTCACGCCTGCGGGCGCATTGACGCGCAAATAAGGACGTAATTGAATGTTGGTACCAACAGTTCCAGTGATGGTCGTATTTGCTGTAATAGATGTAGGTATTGTATTCTGATAATTGCTTAAGCCAGCTTCTTTCCAGAATGGAATACCCCGCGGTACGAGCGAATTCCACGGACCAATTGGCGGAACGCCTTTCTTTACTGCCGCTGACCAGGATGCATCGTTAAAACCTACGCTGTTCCAGCCGGCAGGTTCATTTGCAGCATTGTAGGAAACCGGGAATGCGATCCATTTGTAATCTTGTCCGTTCAGAATTAACTGGGTTGTAGCGGCAAAAGAAGGGTGAACAGTGCACTTCCAGGTATCATCTGACACTACCACGGAACCAGCATCGAATAATAAACCGCCATTGCCGACAGCCCTCTCTGAATAACCATTCTGTCCACCTTTATACCACACCAGTATGGCAATCGTATTTTCACCCGCTTGCAGATAGGGGGCAATATCTACTTCATCATAATAGGTATTCACCAGATCAGGGCGCAAAGAGAGTCCTCCATCTTTTACCACCAGCTGATTATTCATATACAGCCAGTACTTATTCTCCGCAGCAATCTTAGTGAGTGCCGTAGCAGGTCTGGAAGACAGTGTAATTTTTTTTCGGAAGGCTACCCAGGTGTTTGCCGGACCTGCATTGGGAGTCCAGATCCAGTTAGCGGTTCCCTGGCCGGGAGGAATGATGCTGACAATAAAAGAGGTCACCTGGTCATTCCATTCTGCACCGATCCATGTTGAAGAAGTTGTAACACTAAAGCTTTTACCGGTAAAATTATCATCTGCAAAAAAGGTAATCTGATACCCTGCGGGTATTGAAAAAGAGGAAACGGCATCATCCGGGAATCCTGCCGCATTCATATCTGCGAGACGATAGTTTCCAACGGGGAATGAGACAGCGGCGCCTCCATAATTAATGTCACTGTAGAGTGTCACCTGGGCATTGGTGGACAACATACAGATTAGCAATGATATGATCATTGTCGCGTACTTCATAGGTTATTGATTTTTAAGGGGTTAATGGTTAAACGTGAACTAACGGTCATCGCCGTTCATAACTGAAATTTTATTTATCACTCAAAAAGTAATCATAAAATACTGTTCAACTGTCCTTAGCTGTCTATGCGTATGCTGATAAACCTTCTACGTGACCTTAATAGATCAAAAATAGCTAGCTGTTCAGAACCTGATGACTTACTATCACCAATAAGCGCTGAATCACAGATAGATAGATAATTAATAAACCGGTTCTAAAGTTGTATCCGGTACGCTTTACTTTATTCTCCTGCGATGAAATTGGTATACAAAAGGGATTTAAAGCCACCTTGCTTTGATGGTGTGCGGGTTCAAATTCTGCCAGGAAAACTTTGTAGAGATAAGCAAATATTGGATAGCATTGGGATATAAAAGGTATTCTCCCCTACCTTTTATTGTTGAGGATTTTAGTCTTTCCAGGAGAACTTTTATCGAGAATATGCGCATTAATTAAACGCCGACCTGAATTCCGCAGGAGAGACATTTGTTTTGCTCTTGAACAGGCGGCTGAAAGACTGCGGATGCTCAAAGCCTAACAGATACGCTACTTCACTGACGTTCATATTCGTCGTAGACAACATCTCTTTTGACCGCTCTATGAGATTCTGATGGATATGCTGTTGCGCATTGAGGCCGGTAAGTGAACGTAACATGTCACTTAAATAATTAGCAGTATAGTTCAACTGATCTGCGAGATATTGAACGGTGGGCACACCGAGGCTGACCGGTTTTTCTTCTTCGAAGTAATTATTC contains the following coding sequences:
- a CDS encoding RICIN domain-containing protein; protein product: MKYATMIISLLICMLSTNAQVTLYSDINYGGAAVSFPVGNYRLADMNAAGFPDDAVSSFSIPAGYQITFFADDNFTGKSFSVTTSSTWIGAEWNDQVTSFIVSIIPPGQGTANWIWTPNAGPANTWVAFRKKITLSSRPATALTKIAAENKYWLYMNNQLVVKDGGLSLRPDLVNTYYDEVDIAPYLQAGENTIAILVWYKGGQNGYSERAVGNGGLLFDAGSVVVSDDTWKCTVHPSFAATTQLILNGQDYKWIAFPVSYNAANEPAGWNSVGFNDASWSAAVKKGVPPIGPWNSLVPRGIPFWKEAGLSNYQNTIPTSITANTTITGTVGTNIQLRPYLRVNAPAGVKVKIIVNRHYWQEYITKAGEQEFECLAWQNSSNHTVTYEFTNVTGTIQILDLKYRETSYNADIIGQFNSSDVALNTLWTKSKNTSRVCMRDQYYDCPDRERGQWWGDVSEQILYSCYLYDTSVNKLTRKAFRELMSTQKANGSLYTTAPGTSFHLPDQNLAAVAMIWKYYMYSGDRALLQEIYPQLKKYIQFCVNCSNADGMLLLQSDAWNWIDWGTNIGALPVGSANTVFNALYISVLETAINTAGLLGQTTDVTYYQSLQTKVKNNFNNYFWKDALRAYVSGNVSSAVVDDRSNAWALLTGLANDQQKAGALSVLRSRNDAGPYQEMYIEEALFRYDPTAAITRMKNRFTPMINSWSSTLWEDFTEANSNAGYSSNNHAWSAGPLYVMSAYMLGIRPTQPAYAEFIFAPQPGGVTQYSGLIPSVKGNISASFSLGSNSFTQSLIAPSGTTAIVSVPKDIFSTLVAEIQVGGVTVWKNGTFSGGVNGVTFFRQDDKSVQFKVTPGSWQFTARPFTSTDPVITYMDCNYSGNAVSLPVGNYTLAQMQARGITDDAVSSLVVAEGYKVILYADDNFTGQTETLTANNNCITWSALHDRTTSIRVLTNGVTNLSGTYFIRNRASGLQMDVNGASTADGASVIHSEYNGNANQQFVFTHLGDGNYKILAKHSGKSLDVNTASLLNGTNVIQYPYHDPVEPQQNFIIVATDDGYYKIIARHSGKVLQVNGVSGGGQVHQWSNTGQVNGQWTFTAGTASASTENTSALALDPNPVANMITVKVTSKKEEKLYMRIYNATGMLVSPAQKIYSGQQFNLSALPAGVYIVSVTIGNKVVSKTIVKQ